The Cicer arietinum cultivar CDC Frontier isolate Library 1 chromosome 1, Cicar.CDCFrontier_v2.0, whole genome shotgun sequence genome contains the following window.
ACAAAATATGCTAAACATAGTTTATCCTGACACTATAGTTTATGTCAGGGGCAGTTTTAATTGTCCATCTTCCTTTTGTTCTCTCCAAGTTCCAATGGAGATTTTCAAACTCTTCTACTTCATTAATCTTCTCTCAACTATAATGTTAACATCATCTTTAGCAATTGATCGTTACTCACAAGCACTCCTAAGTCTAAAGTCTGAGCTAATAGATGATGATAATAGCTTGCATGATTGGATGGTTCCCTCTATAGGGAACTTAACTACAAGTTCATATGCATGTTCTTGGTCAGGTATCAAATGTAACAAGGACTCAATTGTAACTTCCATAGACCTTTCGATGAAGAAACTCGGAGGTGTACTATCAGGTAACCAATTCAGTTTCTTCACAAATGTTATTCATCTCAACCTGAGCCAAAACTTATTCTCTGGTCAACTTCCAACACAAATTTTCAACCTCACAAGCTTGAAAACCTTGGATATAAGCAGAAACAATTTTTCAGGTCAATTCCCAAAAGGAGTTCACAGCTTAAAAAATCTGGTTGTGCTTGATGCCTTAAGCAACAGCTTTTCAGGAACATTACCTGCTGAATTTTCAGAGTTGAAATATCTTAAAGTTCTTAATCTAGCTGGAAGTTACTTCAGAGGATCAATTCCTTTTGAATTTGGTTCTTTCAGAAGCCTTGAGTTTCTTCATCTAGCTGGAAATTCTCTCACAGGAAATATACCACCAGAACTTGGTAACCTCAAAACAGTGACACACATGGAAATTGGTTACAATTTTTACCATGGTTTTATTCCACCACAACTAGGTAATATGAGCCAGCTTCAGTATCTTGACATAGCAAGTGCAAATCTCTCTGGTCCTATTCCAAAGGAACTTTCTAATCTTACAAATTTGCATTCAATTTTTCTGTTCAGAAACCAGCTAACAGGTTCAATACCAAGTGAATTCAACAAAATTCAACCTCTTACAGACTTAGACCTCTCTGATAACTTCCTTTCAGGATCCATTCCTGAAAGCATTTCAGAGCTGAAGAACTTGAGACTACTTAGTCTCATGTACAATGATATGAGTGGCACTGTTTCTGATGGCATTGCACAACTTCCATCCCTGGAAACTCTACTCATTTGGAACAACAGCTTCAGCGGATCACTCCCGGAGAGCTTAGGAAAAAACTCAAAACTCGGGTGGGTTGATGTCTCCACAAACAACTTCAATGGAAGCATACCACCAAACATTTGTGGCGGTGGAGTACTGTTTAAGCTTATACTGTTTTCAAACAAATTCACAGGTAGTCTTTTCTCAATCTCCAATTGTTCTTCACTTGTTCGACTTCGCCTCGAAGATAATTCATTCTCAGGAGAGATCCCTTTAAAGTTCAAACATTTTCCTGAAATCACATATGTTGATCTGTCATTGAACAATTTTGTTGGTGGAATTCCCTCAGATATTTATAAAGCTACTCATTTGGAGTATTTCAATGTATCTTATAATATGCAATTAGGAGGCAACATCCCTTCACAAATGTGGTCTTTGCCTAAACTTCAAAACTTTTCAGCATCTTCTTGTGGTATTTTAGGCACTATTCCCTTATTTGAGTACTGCAAATCAATTTCAGCAATTGATCTTGGTAAAAACAACTTATCTGGAATAATCCCAAGAAGTGTTTACAAATGTCAAGCCCTTGTGGCAATCAAATTATCTTACAATAATTTGACAGGTAGAATACCTGAAGAGCTTGCAAGTATCCCTATTCTTGAAACTGTAGAGTTATCTAACAATAAAATCAATGGCCTCATACCTGAAAAATTTGGTAGTTCATCAAGTTTACAACTTCTCAATGTGTCTTTCAATAATATCTCAGGTTCAATACCAAAATCAAAGTCATTCATATCAATGGGTAGAAGTGCATTTGTTGGAAATTCAGAGCTATGTGGAGCACCTCTGAGACCATGTACTGAGTCAGTAGGAATATTAGGAGGCAAAAGCACTTGGAAGCTTACATATATTATGTTACTCTCTGTAGGGTTGTTAATAATCCTTCTAGCATTGGCTTTTGGAATACATTATTTCAAAAAGGGATTTAAAAGTCAATGGAAAATGGTTTCATTTGTTGGACTCAATCAATTTACAGCAAATGATGTATTGACAAGCTTCAGTACTTCCACTGAACATACACAAGTTCCATCACCTGTTGTTACAAAAGCATTTCTTCCTACAGGTATAACAGTTTTAGTCAAGAAGATTGAATGGGAAACAAGGAGCATTAAGTTGGTGTCAGAATTTATAATGAGACTAGGAAATGCAAGACACAAGAATTTAATCAGAGTTTTGGGGTTTTGCCATAACCAGAACCTTGTTTACCTTTTGTATGATTACTTGCAAAATGGGAATT
Protein-coding sequences here:
- the LOC101496946 gene encoding uncharacterized protein isoform X1, with the translated sequence MLNIVYPDTIVYVRGSFNCPSSFCSLQVPMEIFKLFYFINLLSTIMLTSSLAIDRYSQALLSLKSELIDDDNSLHDWMVPSIGNLTTSSYACSWSGIKCNKDSIVTSIDLSMKKLGGVLSGNQFSFFTNVIHLNLSQNLFSGQLPTQIFNLTSLKTLDISRNNFSGQFPKGVHSLKNLVVLDALSNSFSGTLPAEFSELKYLKVLNLAGSYFRGSIPFEFGSFRSLEFLHLAGNSLTGNIPPELGNLKTVTHMEIGYNFYHGFIPPQLGNMSQLQYLDIASANLSGPIPKELSNLTNLHSIFLFRNQLTGSIPSEFNKIQPLTDLDLSDNFLSGSIPESISELKNLRLLSLMYNDMSGTVSDGIAQLPSLETLLIWNNSFSGSLPESLGKNSKLGWVDVSTNNFNGSIPPNICGGGVLFKLILFSNKFTGSLFSISNCSSLVRLRLEDNSFSGEIPLKFKHFPEITYVDLSLNNFVGGIPSDIYKATHLEYFNVSYNMQLGGNIPSQMWSLPKLQNFSASSCGILGTIPLFEYCKSISAIDLGKNNLSGIIPRSVYKCQALVAIKLSYNNLTGRIPEELASIPILETVELSNNKINGLIPEKFGSSSSLQLLNVSFNNISGSIPKSKSFISMGRSAFVGNSELCGAPLRPCTESVGILGGKSTWKLTYIMLLSVGLLIILLALAFGIHYFKKGFKSQWKMVSFVGLNQFTANDVLTSFSTSTEHTQVPSPVVTKAFLPTGITVLVKKIEWETRSIKLVSEFIMRLGNARHKNLIRVLGFCHNQNLVYLLYDYLQNGNLAEKIGMKWDWEAKLRTVVGIARGLCFLHHDCYPAIPHGDLKSSNIVFDENMEPYLANFGFKHVLQLSKGLSSTTTTHETEYNEELKEELCNDIYNFGKMILEILTGGRFTSVAASIQSKSHEVLLREVCNGNEVSSTSSIQDIKLVLEVAMLCTRSRSSDRPSMDDALKLLSRLKDLEDHKNSK
- the LOC101496946 gene encoding uncharacterized protein isoform X2, with product MLNIVYPDTIVYVRGSFNCPSSFCSLQVPMEIFKLFYFINLLSTIMLTSSLAIDRYSQALLSLKSELIDDDNSLHDWMVPSIGNLTTSSYACSWSGIKCNKDSIVTSIDLSMKKLGGVLSGNQFSFFTNVIHLNLSQNLFSGQLPTQIFNLTSLKTLDISRNNFSGQFPKGVHSLKNLVVLDALSNSFSGTLPAEFSELKYLKVLNLAGSYFRGSIPFEFGSFRSLEFLHLAGNSLTGNIPPELGNLKTVTHMEIGYNFYHGFIPPQLGNMSQLQYLDIASANLSGPIPKELSNLTNLHSIFLFRNQLTGSIPSEFNKIQPLTDLDLSDNFLSGSIPESISELKNLRLLSLMYNDMSGTVSDGIAQLPSLETLLIWNNSFSGSLPESLGKNSKLGWVDVSTNNFNGSIPPNICGGGVLFKLILFSNKFTGSIPKSKSFISMGRSAFVGNSELCGAPLRPCTESVGILGGKSTWKLTYIMLLSVGLLIILLALAFGIHYFKKGFKSQWKMVSFVGLNQFTANDVLTSFSTSTEHTQVPSPVVTKAFLPTGITVLVKKIEWETRSIKLVSEFIMRLGNARHKNLIRVLGFCHNQNLVYLLYDYLQNGNLAEKIGMKWDWEAKLRTVVGIARGLCFLHHDCYPAIPHGDLKSSNIVFDENMEPYLANFGFKHVLQLSKGLSSTTTTHETEYNEELKEELCNDIYNFGKMILEILTGGRFTSVAASIQSKSHEVLLREVCNGNEVSSTSSIQDIKLVLEVAMLCTRSRSSDRPSMDDALKLLSRLKDLEDHKNSK